The following are encoded in a window of Rhodothermus bifroesti genomic DNA:
- the yajC gene encoding preprotein translocase subunit YajC, with product MWYNVLLLAQPADGAPSPLVTFLPLILIFIVFYFFLIRPQKKKEEQRQKMIAALKKGDKVVTIGGIHGTVTQVDETSLLLQVDTNTKLRVEKSAIATVLSKE from the coding sequence ATGTGGTACAACGTGCTGCTTCTAGCGCAACCTGCCGATGGGGCCCCTAGCCCTCTGGTGACGTTTTTGCCGCTGATTTTGATTTTTATCGTGTTTTACTTTTTCCTCATTCGCCCCCAGAAAAAGAAAGAAGAGCAGCGCCAAAAGATGATCGCTGCGTTAAAGAAAGGCGATAAGGTGGTAACCATTGGCGGCATTCACGGCACCGTTACCCAGGTCGACGAAACCAGCTTGTTGCTGCAAGTCGATACCAACACCAAGCTGCGCGTTGAAAAGTCGGCCATTGCTACCGTTTTGTCCAAAGAATAG
- the priA gene encoding primosomal protein N' produces MKALADMVQVALPLPIDQLFTYRVPPAFQGLAQPGCRVLVPFGTRRLTGVVVPVDPPESPPTSLKPILDVLDAEPVLTEELLDLTRWMADYYLCSWGEVIRAALPPGLEVESQQRLYLAQQPLKELHGRAAEILRFVTAHPGTTIQHLRQTLGRIPYALLHRLRAKGYLRIEEALSAPRVQIKTERHVRFTPAYQAPAARAQLQHLLRGIRQRTLVEALEAFQLEGKSEPAQRDLLARAGATAATLRRLVALGVLEIVEKEVIRSPLEDEPPPPSPPQYSFHPEQAAALERIEAAINAQRFEAFLLHGVTGSGKTEVYIAALKQVRAQGRTGIVLVPEIALTPQTVRRFRAHFGDEVAVLHSRMSDGERYDTWRQLRAGRYPIVIGPRSAVLAPLSNLGLLVVDEEHERSYKQFDPAPRYHARDVAVYRARHNQAVCILGSATPSLESYANARSGKYTLLEMRRRAPTVGQQPARLPTIRIIDLRHTRLQEGSPLSPPLARAIAERLERGEQVILLQNRRGFAPVLECTHCGWAPHCPHCSVTLTYHKVHHQLRCHYCGYATGRPTLCPQCDQPTLLPLGAGTQRVEEALTMHFPEARILRMDLDTTRAKRAHHRLLDRFGRGEADILIGTQMVAKGLDFARVTLVGVVNADVGLLLPDFRAEEHTFQLLMQVAGRAGRADRPGEVLLQTRNPNHRIFRYLLRHDFAGLARELLAERRQLGYPPYARLAITECSGPDEARVQEQLQTWTAQFRTLLAQTPGNHCVEVLGPGPALHERLQGRYRYQTLIKVARQPEAPALQPLLRQALEATGPLPQGYRLTLDIDPAGLV; encoded by the coding sequence ATGAAGGCCCTCGCTGACATGGTGCAGGTCGCCCTGCCCCTACCCATTGACCAGCTCTTTACCTACCGTGTGCCTCCGGCTTTTCAAGGTCTGGCGCAACCAGGCTGCCGCGTGCTTGTACCGTTTGGAACCCGGCGCCTGACTGGCGTGGTGGTACCGGTTGATCCCCCCGAGTCGCCCCCGACCTCTTTAAAGCCTATTCTGGACGTATTGGATGCGGAGCCGGTCCTAACCGAAGAGTTGCTTGACCTGACCCGATGGATGGCCGACTACTATCTGTGCAGCTGGGGCGAGGTGATCCGGGCAGCTCTTCCTCCTGGACTTGAAGTCGAAAGCCAGCAGCGACTTTATTTGGCCCAACAGCCTCTCAAAGAACTGCACGGCCGCGCAGCTGAAATCCTGCGCTTTGTGACAGCCCATCCTGGGACAACCATCCAGCACTTGCGCCAGACGCTGGGCAGGATCCCCTATGCTTTACTGCACCGACTGCGAGCCAAAGGATACCTCCGCATAGAGGAAGCCTTGAGCGCCCCTCGCGTGCAGATTAAAACTGAGCGGCACGTGCGTTTTACCCCAGCGTATCAGGCGCCGGCAGCCCGAGCGCAGCTGCAGCACCTGCTGCGGGGCATCCGGCAGCGCACCTTAGTTGAAGCGCTCGAGGCCTTCCAACTTGAAGGCAAAAGCGAGCCGGCACAAAGGGATTTGCTTGCACGGGCTGGAGCCACGGCAGCCACACTTCGTCGCCTGGTAGCCCTAGGCGTGCTGGAAATCGTTGAAAAAGAGGTTATCCGTTCGCCTCTAGAGGACGAACCACCACCTCCATCTCCACCGCAATATAGCTTTCATCCTGAACAGGCTGCCGCGCTGGAACGCATTGAGGCTGCCATTAACGCGCAACGGTTTGAGGCGTTTTTGCTACACGGCGTCACCGGCAGCGGTAAAACCGAAGTCTACATTGCTGCACTTAAACAGGTGCGTGCCCAAGGGCGCACAGGCATTGTGCTGGTTCCTGAGATTGCGTTGACGCCCCAGACGGTCCGGCGTTTTCGTGCGCATTTTGGCGACGAGGTCGCTGTGTTGCATTCCCGAATGAGCGATGGCGAACGTTACGATACCTGGCGCCAGCTCCGAGCAGGCCGCTATCCGATTGTCATTGGCCCGCGCTCAGCCGTACTGGCCCCGCTATCGAATCTAGGATTGCTGGTCGTTGATGAAGAGCACGAGCGTTCTTACAAACAGTTCGACCCTGCGCCTCGCTACCACGCCCGCGACGTGGCGGTCTATCGCGCCCGTCACAATCAGGCTGTGTGCATTTTAGGCTCAGCTACGCCCAGCCTAGAAAGCTATGCCAATGCGCGCAGTGGCAAGTACACGTTACTAGAAATGCGGCGCCGTGCCCCAACCGTAGGCCAGCAGCCAGCCCGTTTGCCCACCATTCGCATCATCGATTTGCGCCACACGCGCTTGCAAGAGGGCAGCCCTCTTTCGCCACCGTTAGCACGTGCCATTGCCGAGCGGCTTGAGCGTGGCGAGCAGGTTATTTTACTGCAAAACCGGCGCGGTTTTGCACCGGTCTTGGAGTGTACCCACTGCGGTTGGGCCCCCCACTGCCCTCATTGCTCAGTGACGTTAACCTATCACAAGGTACATCACCAGCTTCGGTGCCATTACTGTGGTTATGCAACAGGCCGTCCCACGCTATGTCCCCAGTGCGACCAACCTACGCTCCTGCCGCTGGGTGCAGGTACACAGCGCGTTGAAGAAGCACTGACGATGCACTTTCCGGAAGCGCGCATCCTGCGTATGGATCTGGACACAACGCGCGCCAAGCGGGCGCATCACCGACTGCTGGATCGCTTTGGCCGTGGTGAAGCCGATATTCTGATTGGCACACAGATGGTTGCCAAAGGGCTTGATTTTGCCCGTGTAACCTTGGTTGGCGTGGTCAATGCAGACGTAGGACTGCTGCTACCCGACTTTCGGGCCGAAGAGCACACGTTTCAGCTCCTCATGCAGGTGGCCGGCAGGGCCGGGCGTGCCGATCGCCCTGGCGAAGTCCTGCTGCAGACGCGTAACCCCAACCACCGCATCTTCCGCTACTTGCTGCGTCACGATTTTGCCGGACTGGCCCGCGAGTTGCTGGCCGAGCGCCGGCAGCTTGGCTATCCACCTTATGCCCGCTTGGCCATAACCGAATGCAGTGGCCCTGACGAAGCACGCGTGCAGGAACAACTGCAGACATGGACAGCCCAATTCCGCACGTTGCTTGCCCAAACGCCGGGCAACCATTGCGTCGAAGTCTTGGGACCAGGACCTGCGCTGCACGAACGTTTACAGGGGCGTTACCGCTACCAGACACTCATTAAGGTTGCCCGCCAGCCTGAGGCACCAGCACTCCAGCCCCTGTTGCGCCAGGCCCTTGAAGCTACAGGACCACTGCCCCAGGGTTATCGGCTGACACTCGACATCGACCCTGCTGGCTTGGTATAG
- the rpe gene encoding ribulose-phosphate 3-epimerase gives MILAPSILSADFARLGEQCRAALEAGADWIHIDVMDGHFVPNLTMGPLVVEALRPLADELGAVLDVHLMVERPERFLADFARAGADNLTVHVEATPHVHRALEEIRMLGKRVGVALNPATPLSALEEILPLVDLILVMTVDPGFGGQEYIPFCTAKVQRLRGLLNAIGSHAHIAVDGGIYPHNVAEVVRAGATVIVAGSAIFNQRLPIAQNVAAFRQALLLEA, from the coding sequence ATGATTCTGGCGCCTTCCATCTTGTCGGCCGATTTTGCTCGCCTAGGGGAGCAGTGCCGCGCCGCCCTCGAGGCTGGTGCAGACTGGATCCACATCGACGTGATGGACGGGCATTTTGTGCCTAACCTGACGATGGGACCGCTCGTGGTCGAGGCCTTGCGGCCGCTGGCCGACGAGCTAGGGGCGGTGTTGGACGTTCACCTGATGGTAGAGCGGCCAGAGCGTTTTCTGGCTGATTTTGCTCGCGCTGGGGCAGACAACCTCACCGTGCATGTCGAAGCCACCCCCCATGTGCACCGGGCCCTCGAGGAGATCCGAATGCTTGGCAAACGGGTAGGCGTTGCGCTCAACCCAGCCACCCCGCTTTCCGCCTTGGAAGAAATCCTTCCTCTGGTGGATCTCATTTTGGTCATGACAGTGGATCCAGGCTTTGGCGGCCAGGAATATATCCCTTTCTGCACAGCCAAGGTGCAACGCTTGCGGGGTTTGCTGAATGCCATCGGTTCACACGCCCATATTGCCGTTGACGGCGGCATCTACCCGCACAACGTAGCTGAGGTCGTACGTGCCGGTGCCACGGTCATTGTAGCCGGCAGCGCCATTTTTAACCAACGTTTGCCTATTGCGCAGAATGTGGCTGCCTTCCGGCAGGCCCTGTTGCTGGAAGCCTAA
- the nuoH gene encoding NADH-quinone oxidoreductase subunit NuoH, translated as MELPLYWTALIAFLIINGMLLTASVLVYAERKISGFIQHRPGPNRVGPVGFLQPFADVVKLLFKEDIVPAQANRFIHGLAPLIMVTIAMTVPALIPFARGVVIADIDVGVLAILALTSISVYGITLAGWSSNSKYSLLGGLRSSAQMISYELAMGTAVLSVVLQAGSLNVSAIVESQRDGWALLGWHVFTNPIGALVFIVTAFAETNRLPFDLPEAEQELVGGYHTEYSGMKFGMFFLAEYVNLFVASFVIATFFFGGYLVPFEPLLLSVFPALEGSLWLGLLQFLSLLAKTCFFAFLYIWVRWTFPRFKYNQLMTLGWKYLLPIGLANVILVALGVALF; from the coding sequence ATGGAGCTGCCGCTGTACTGGACTGCGCTGATTGCGTTTCTCATTATCAATGGAATGCTCTTAACCGCTTCGGTGCTCGTTTATGCCGAGCGTAAAATCTCAGGCTTTATTCAGCACCGACCCGGGCCCAATCGCGTAGGACCTGTGGGCTTTTTGCAGCCTTTTGCTGACGTGGTCAAGCTGCTCTTTAAAGAAGATATCGTTCCCGCTCAGGCGAATCGGTTCATTCATGGGCTGGCACCACTGATCATGGTGACGATCGCCATGACGGTGCCTGCTTTAATTCCTTTTGCCCGTGGCGTTGTGATTGCTGACATTGATGTAGGGGTACTAGCGATTCTGGCCCTTACGTCTATCAGCGTCTATGGCATTACGCTAGCGGGCTGGAGTTCTAACAGCAAGTACTCCCTGTTGGGTGGGCTGCGCTCTTCGGCCCAGATGATTTCTTATGAGCTGGCGATGGGTACCGCTGTGCTCTCGGTTGTGCTGCAAGCCGGCTCACTGAACGTCAGTGCCATCGTTGAAAGCCAGCGCGACGGATGGGCCCTTTTAGGCTGGCACGTGTTTACGAATCCGATTGGGGCCTTGGTGTTTATCGTAACGGCCTTTGCCGAGACCAACCGCCTACCGTTTGACCTGCCTGAAGCCGAGCAAGAGCTGGTCGGGGGGTATCACACGGAATATAGCGGTATGAAGTTTGGCATGTTCTTCCTGGCAGAATACGTCAACCTGTTCGTTGCCTCGTTTGTGATTGCCACCTTCTTCTTTGGTGGGTATTTGGTGCCTTTTGAGCCCCTACTCCTTAGCGTCTTTCCAGCGTTAGAGGGCAGCTTATGGCTGGGGCTGCTACAGTTCCTTTCGCTTTTGGCTAAAACGTGCTTCTTTGCCTTCTTGTACATCTGGGTACGTTGGACCTTCCCGCGTTTCAAGTATAACCAGCTGATGACGCTAGGCTGGAAGTACCTCCTGCCCATTGGCTTGGCCAACGTGATCCTTGTTGCACTCGGCGTAGCCTTGTTCTAA
- a CDS encoding alpha/beta fold hydrolase — MHRWLLLLCFTLWTGSLMAQVAPRSYLDRLPPLLDRELFFGEPEISGARLSPDGRYLTFLKPYRGVRNIWIKGIDEPFEAARPLTADERPVPGYFWSEDSRYVLYVQDKGGNEDFHLYAVDPTAEPDPATGVPPARNLTPYENTRAIVLATPEVTPRQILVGLNDRDPRWHDVYRLDLDTGERTLLLKNEAELAGFEFDLEGRLRLALRVTEDGGSEILRVDGEHLTPVYRCSVEETCTTVRFHRNGRQVYLITNRGEHDKTALVLFDPETGQETLVERDPEGQVDFGGAIFSDQTEELVATYYVGDRMRVYPKDATFAQDLEFLRTQLPEGELYFGSATEDERLVLVTVQRDVDPGAVYLYDRQQRKVQLLYRSRPELPVEHLAPMQAVHYRARDGAEIPAYLTLPKNVEPKGLAAVVLVHGGPWARDFWGYDPYAQFLANRGYAVLQPNFRGSEGYGKAFLNAGNKQWGTGVMQHDVTDGVHYLIESGIADPQGIAIMGGSYGGYATLAGLTFTPELYAAGVSIVGPSNLITLLKTIPPYWASARRIFDTRVGNPDDPADRLRLIAQSPFYHAHRIRAPLLVIQGANDPRVKKTESDQIVVAARENGVSVAYMVAPDEGHGFRGEMNRLAMIAAIERFLAQHLGGRFQATMSAELEAHLRSLMVDPATVTLPDTLALQQAQRGALPPAQGTWLRPVTLHYETTLSVQGQTFTLRSERRLELGRLDGQVVWQLVDRVRMPMGETTDTVWVDQATLRPLRRHAQGMGTLWLTYEDGHVSGRLQSPMGTMNIEKELQAPVVGDGGAFDLYLAGLPLREGYEATLRVFDPQQQEVRPMKLTVTGTQTVAIPAGTFTAYVVRLEALDGGSGSGLLYVNQEAPHHVLQAEMQLPAQMGGGTAKTRLLAME; from the coding sequence ATGCATCGCTGGTTGCTGCTGTTATGTTTCACGCTATGGACGGGGTCTCTTATGGCGCAAGTAGCGCCTCGTTCTTATCTCGATCGGTTGCCGCCTCTGCTGGATCGAGAATTGTTTTTTGGCGAACCCGAGATCTCGGGCGCGCGCCTTTCTCCAGATGGTCGGTATCTCACCTTCCTGAAGCCTTATCGCGGCGTACGTAACATTTGGATTAAAGGCATTGACGAGCCATTTGAGGCGGCACGGCCACTGACGGCCGACGAACGCCCAGTGCCCGGCTATTTTTGGAGCGAGGATAGCCGTTATGTTCTCTACGTGCAGGATAAGGGCGGCAATGAAGACTTTCACCTTTATGCTGTTGACCCGACTGCAGAGCCAGACCCAGCAACAGGCGTGCCCCCAGCCCGCAACCTAACACCTTATGAAAACACGCGGGCTATTGTTCTGGCTACACCAGAGGTAACACCGCGCCAGATTCTCGTTGGGCTGAACGACCGCGACCCGCGCTGGCACGACGTGTATCGGCTGGATCTGGACACAGGCGAGCGTACGCTGCTGCTGAAAAACGAAGCTGAGCTGGCAGGCTTTGAGTTTGACCTAGAAGGCCGTTTGCGCCTTGCACTTCGGGTGACCGAAGACGGTGGCAGTGAAATCCTACGGGTGGATGGCGAGCATCTTACGCCAGTCTACCGCTGCTCGGTTGAAGAAACCTGCACGACTGTCCGGTTTCATCGCAATGGGCGACAGGTGTACTTGATCACGAACCGAGGTGAACACGACAAAACGGCGCTGGTGCTTTTCGATCCAGAAACTGGACAAGAAACGCTTGTCGAAAGGGATCCAGAAGGACAAGTAGACTTTGGCGGAGCGATTTTTTCGGACCAGACCGAAGAGCTGGTAGCCACCTACTACGTGGGCGACCGAATGCGCGTTTATCCGAAAGACGCGACGTTTGCCCAGGATCTGGAATTCTTGCGCACGCAACTTCCCGAAGGGGAGCTGTATTTCGGCTCGGCTACCGAAGACGAACGCCTTGTGCTGGTTACAGTGCAGCGTGATGTGGATCCCGGGGCTGTATACCTTTACGACCGGCAACAGCGTAAGGTACAGTTGCTCTACCGCAGCCGTCCGGAGTTGCCGGTTGAGCATTTGGCGCCAATGCAAGCGGTTCACTATCGCGCTCGTGATGGTGCTGAAATCCCGGCTTACCTTACTTTGCCGAAAAACGTTGAGCCTAAAGGTTTAGCCGCTGTTGTTTTGGTTCACGGTGGTCCTTGGGCCCGGGATTTTTGGGGCTATGATCCTTATGCGCAGTTTCTGGCTAACCGTGGCTATGCTGTTTTGCAGCCCAACTTCCGTGGTTCCGAGGGTTACGGTAAGGCGTTTCTCAATGCCGGCAATAAGCAGTGGGGTACAGGGGTGATGCAACACGACGTGACCGATGGGGTGCATTACCTGATCGAAAGCGGTATCGCCGATCCTCAAGGGATTGCCATCATGGGTGGCTCTTATGGGGGGTATGCTACGCTTGCCGGACTTACCTTTACACCGGAGCTGTATGCGGCAGGCGTATCGATCGTGGGTCCTTCTAACCTGATCACGTTACTTAAAACCATCCCGCCCTACTGGGCGTCTGCGCGCCGCATTTTTGATACCCGTGTAGGCAATCCGGACGATCCAGCCGACCGCCTGCGGCTCATAGCGCAATCGCCCTTCTACCATGCGCACCGCATTCGGGCACCTCTGTTGGTCATCCAAGGGGCAAACGACCCGCGTGTTAAAAAGACCGAAAGTGACCAAATTGTGGTGGCGGCGCGTGAAAATGGGGTAAGTGTAGCCTATATGGTGGCGCCCGACGAAGGGCACGGCTTCCGGGGCGAAATGAACCGCTTGGCCATGATTGCCGCGATCGAGCGCTTTTTGGCGCAGCATTTGGGTGGACGTTTTCAGGCCACGATGAGCGCTGAGCTTGAGGCGCACCTCCGGTCGCTGATGGTCGATCCAGCAACGGTTACGTTGCCCGATACGCTGGCCTTGCAGCAGGCGCAACGTGGTGCGCTTCCTCCGGCGCAAGGTACTTGGCTACGGCCGGTTACGCTGCACTACGAAACCACCCTATCTGTGCAAGGCCAGACGTTTACGCTGCGCTCAGAACGGCGTTTGGAGTTAGGAAGGTTGGACGGCCAGGTCGTCTGGCAATTGGTCGATCGCGTACGGATGCCCATGGGCGAAACGACCGATACTGTTTGGGTTGACCAGGCCACGCTGCGCCCGCTGCGTCGCCATGCGCAGGGTATGGGAACGCTTTGGTTGACTTATGAGGACGGGCATGTGTCAGGCCGTCTGCAGTCGCCCATGGGTACCATGAACATTGAAAAGGAGCTGCAAGCACCTGTTGTGGGTGATGGGGGCGCATTTGACTTGTACCTGGCAGGCCTTCCACTTCGGGAAGGCTATGAGGCTACGCTGCGTGTTTTCGATCCGCAGCAGCAAGAGGTGCGGCCTATGAAACTTACTGTCACGGGTACGCAGACGGTAGCAATACCGGCGGGCACGTTTACCGCGTATGTGGTGCGCCTTGAAGCTCTCGACGGCGGGTCAGGCAGTGGCCTACTCTACGTCAACCAAGAAGCACCACACCATGTCCTTCAAGCAGAGATGCAGCTCCCTGCGCAGATGGGAGGTGGTACGGCCAAAACCCGCCTGCTGGCAATGGAATAG
- a CDS encoding molybdopterin-dependent oxidoreductase has translation MPRVTIDGRIYEFEGRPKLLQFCLDHGIELPHFCYHPALSIPANCRQCLVEVGMPVIDRDTGKPKLDENGQPVIQFMPKLQTSCSLDMADGMVVRTHRTSDKVARAQRDNLEFLLINHPLDCPICDQAGKCPLQIQAYKYGPEGSRFEFLKVHKPKRVKLGPRVMLDAERCINCTRCVRFTDEVSKSHQLTIIERGVKNYPITPPGVTFDDPYSMNVIDLCPVGALTSIDARFKARPWEMSATPSITITNAKGSNCYYWVRDNLIVEITARANAAVNGYWLPDEDRLDYRRFNEDRPEGPEIRREGKRTRVSWEEAYTRAAELLKGVAGNRVLFIASAYATVEDNYLLKRLAEALGAAPPVYIPHIEPGHGDGWLRTDDRTPNAQGCLRLGIQPIDEALVRSHLQNGTIAALYVLEEDPVGSGIFTAAELENIPVILHYYNTTNQTLPVADVALPAATVVETIGTYVNCDGHAQRVRPAKAIRTVNRALMQEIGKSRLDQHGTPYDRWYNEKHQVDCKPSWEILPEIAERLGYPLRYKGPKYIMQEIAETIPAFEGATYEAMGLEGVRLVEIGAEV, from the coding sequence ATGCCCAGGGTCACTATAGACGGCAGGATATATGAATTTGAAGGGCGGCCTAAGCTGCTGCAGTTTTGCCTAGATCACGGGATCGAGCTGCCCCACTTTTGTTACCACCCAGCTTTGTCGATTCCGGCTAACTGCCGGCAATGCTTGGTCGAAGTGGGCATGCCCGTCATCGACCGAGACACAGGGAAGCCGAAACTAGATGAAAACGGCCAGCCCGTTATCCAGTTCATGCCCAAGCTCCAAACAAGCTGCTCGCTCGACATGGCCGATGGGATGGTTGTTCGCACGCACCGCACCAGCGACAAAGTGGCCCGGGCGCAGCGAGACAACTTGGAATTTCTGCTGATTAACCATCCGCTCGATTGCCCCATTTGCGATCAGGCTGGCAAATGTCCACTCCAAATCCAGGCCTACAAGTACGGCCCTGAAGGCTCCCGCTTTGAGTTCCTTAAAGTGCACAAGCCCAAACGGGTAAAACTGGGGCCGCGCGTTATGCTCGATGCCGAGCGATGCATCAACTGTACCCGATGCGTCCGCTTTACCGACGAAGTCTCTAAAAGCCACCAGCTCACCATTATCGAACGCGGCGTCAAGAACTACCCCATCACGCCCCCTGGCGTTACGTTCGACGACCCGTATTCGATGAACGTGATCGATCTGTGCCCCGTAGGAGCGCTCACCTCGATCGATGCCCGCTTCAAAGCTCGCCCCTGGGAGATGAGCGCTACGCCCTCGATCACCATCACCAACGCCAAGGGGTCAAATTGCTACTATTGGGTGCGGGATAACCTGATCGTGGAGATCACGGCACGCGCCAACGCCGCTGTCAACGGCTACTGGCTGCCCGACGAAGACCGGCTCGACTATCGACGGTTCAATGAGGACCGCCCTGAAGGCCCTGAAATACGCCGGGAAGGAAAGCGCACGCGCGTAAGTTGGGAAGAAGCCTACACCCGCGCCGCTGAGCTCCTTAAAGGAGTGGCCGGCAACCGGGTGTTGTTTATCGCCTCGGCCTATGCTACTGTTGAAGACAACTACCTGCTTAAGCGTCTGGCCGAAGCCTTGGGGGCAGCACCTCCCGTCTACATTCCGCATATTGAACCCGGCCACGGCGATGGATGGCTACGCACCGACGACCGTACTCCCAATGCACAAGGCTGCCTGCGACTGGGCATTCAGCCTATTGACGAAGCCCTGGTACGGAGTCACTTGCAAAATGGGACCATTGCGGCCCTTTACGTGCTGGAAGAGGATCCCGTAGGGTCGGGAATTTTCACAGCAGCAGAGCTGGAAAATATTCCGGTCATCCTGCACTACTACAACACCACAAACCAGACGCTGCCGGTGGCCGATGTGGCCCTGCCTGCAGCAACTGTGGTTGAAACCATTGGCACCTACGTCAACTGCGACGGGCATGCCCAACGCGTGCGTCCAGCTAAAGCCATTCGTACGGTCAACCGCGCCTTGATGCAGGAAATCGGCAAAAGCCGCCTTGATCAGCACGGCACCCCCTACGACCGCTGGTATAACGAAAAGCACCAGGTCGACTGTAAGCCGAGCTGGGAAATTCTTCCCGAGATCGCCGAGCGCCTGGGCTACCCCTTACGCTACAAAGGACCCAAATATATCATGCAGGAAATCGCTGAGACCATCCCGGCTTTTGAGGGCGCTACCTACGAAGCCATGGGACTTGAAGGTGTCCGTTTGGTGGAAATCGGTGCTGAAGTATAG
- the nuoF gene encoding NADH-quinone oxidoreductase subunit NuoF, producing MAATNATQSKAGDWRNYQRVLLPPVRDLHRLEVYEAHGGYQTLREVLTSGRWNPALVIEEVKKSKLRGRGGAGFPTGLKWSFMPPVDGRPRFLCCNGDESEPGTFKDRQLMEFNPHQIFEGILIACYAMSVRTCYLYVRGEFARWIEHMERELEKLYAKGYVGNNIMGTDFSADIVIHKGAGAYICGEESSLMESVEGKRAYPRIKPPFPAQRGLWGYPTTINNVETLANVPLIIRNGGEWFAAIGAPNHPGPVLYGISGHVNRPGVYEYPTGMLITDLIYEVAGGVRGGKKLKAVIPGGSSTPPLRADMIDGVTMDAESLREAGSMMGTAGLLVLDEDTDMVSWLRRVTHFYAHESCGQCTPCREGTGWLENIVTRIDEGEGRLRDLDLLLDLCDQMEGRTICALADAAAWPVRYTILRFREEFEAKCKPSLIPTGLDVTATA from the coding sequence ATGGCTGCGACAAACGCCACCCAGAGCAAAGCCGGAGACTGGCGCAATTATCAACGGGTGCTGCTCCCCCCCGTGCGGGATCTGCATCGCCTGGAAGTTTATGAAGCCCACGGGGGCTACCAGACGCTTCGCGAGGTCCTTACCTCAGGCCGCTGGAATCCTGCTTTGGTTATCGAAGAAGTCAAAAAAAGCAAGCTGCGTGGTCGAGGCGGTGCTGGATTCCCTACCGGCCTTAAATGGAGCTTCATGCCCCCTGTTGACGGACGCCCCCGCTTTTTGTGCTGTAACGGTGACGAGAGCGAGCCAGGCACCTTCAAAGACCGTCAGCTCATGGAGTTTAATCCCCATCAGATCTTTGAAGGCATTCTGATCGCCTGCTATGCCATGTCGGTGCGCACCTGCTACTTGTACGTGCGCGGGGAGTTTGCACGGTGGATCGAGCACATGGAGCGGGAGTTGGAAAAGCTCTACGCAAAGGGCTACGTAGGAAATAACATCATGGGCACGGACTTTTCAGCCGATATTGTGATTCACAAAGGCGCAGGCGCCTACATCTGCGGCGAAGAGTCCAGCTTGATGGAATCGGTCGAAGGCAAACGGGCCTATCCGCGCATCAAGCCGCCCTTTCCGGCCCAGCGTGGGCTGTGGGGCTACCCCACCACCATCAACAATGTCGAAACGCTGGCAAACGTGCCTCTGATTATCCGCAATGGTGGGGAATGGTTTGCAGCTATTGGAGCACCTAACCATCCAGGGCCTGTACTTTACGGTATCTCGGGCCACGTCAACCGCCCTGGTGTTTACGAATACCCCACAGGCATGTTGATTACGGACCTGATTTATGAGGTAGCTGGTGGCGTTCGTGGGGGCAAAAAGCTGAAGGCTGTCATTCCGGGAGGAAGCTCTACCCCACCTCTACGGGCCGATATGATCGACGGGGTAACTATGGACGCTGAGTCGCTCCGCGAAGCAGGCTCAATGATGGGCACGGCCGGCTTGCTGGTGCTCGACGAAGACACCGACATGGTCTCGTGGCTGCGACGCGTAACGCACTTCTACGCCCACGAAAGCTGCGGCCAATGCACGCCTTGTCGAGAAGGCACAGGCTGGCTGGAAAACATCGTCACCCGCATCGACGAAGGCGAAGGCCGGCTGCGCGACTTGGACCTGCTGTTGGATTTGTGTGATCAGATGGAGGGTCGGACTATCTGTGCCTTGGCCGATGCTGCCGCCTGGCCGGTTCGCTATACCATCTTGCGTTTTCGGGAAGAATTTGAAGCTAAGTGTAAGCCCAGTCTGATTCCGACAGGATTGGACGTAACTGCAACCGCATAG